The Chitinophaga sp. H8 genome contains a region encoding:
- a CDS encoding peptide chain release factor 3 yields MKYANEISKRKSFAIIAHPDAGKTTLTEKFLLFGGAIQTAGAVKSNKIKKHTTSDFMEIERQRGISVATSVMTFEYRDILVNLLDTPGHKDFAEDTYRTLTAVDSVVLVIDCVKGVEEQTERLMEVCRMRDTPVIIFVNKMDRDGKYPFDLLDELEEKLQIKVRPLSWPINMGKDFKGVYNLYDKSLVAFSPNKKATDEDIVPLEDLSSSYIDEHFNAQDASQLRGDVELIEGVYDPFDKTEYLAGKIAPVFFGSAVNNFGVKDLLDTFVEIAPTPRNREASTREIDVYEDKFTGFIFKIHANLDPRHRDRIAFLRVCSGKFERNKFYHHVRLDKDVRFSNPYSFLAREKNIVDDAFPGDVVGLFDTGNFKIGDTLTEGENLYITGIPSFSPELFKELVNKDPMKTKQLEKGIRQLTDEGVAQLFTQHNGNRKIIGCVGDLQFEVIQYRLLQEYGAACQFNTLPFYKACWLTGDKQKIEDFIRFKQANIVEDKDGHVVYLAQSEWYLNTERANNPDITFNFTSEIHK; encoded by the coding sequence ATGAAGTACGCTAACGAAATCAGTAAAAGAAAATCATTTGCCATTATTGCCCACCCCGATGCCGGTAAAACTACCCTCACGGAAAAATTCCTGTTATTCGGGGGCGCTATCCAAACGGCGGGTGCTGTAAAATCCAACAAGATTAAAAAGCACACTACCTCCGACTTTATGGAAATAGAAAGGCAAAGAGGTATCTCTGTAGCTACTTCTGTAATGACATTCGAATATCGCGATATCCTGGTCAACCTCCTGGATACACCGGGTCACAAGGACTTTGCGGAAGATACCTACCGTACCCTTACTGCGGTAGACAGCGTAGTACTGGTGATCGACTGCGTAAAAGGGGTGGAAGAGCAAACCGAAAGATTGATGGAGGTATGCCGCATGCGGGATACTCCGGTAATCATTTTCGTTAACAAAATGGACCGGGATGGTAAATACCCGTTTGACCTGCTGGATGAGCTGGAAGAAAAATTACAGATCAAAGTACGTCCTTTAAGCTGGCCGATTAACATGGGCAAGGATTTTAAAGGGGTGTACAACCTCTATGATAAAAGCCTCGTTGCTTTTTCGCCGAATAAAAAAGCAACGGATGAAGATATCGTTCCTCTGGAAGACCTGAGCAGCAGCTATATAGATGAACATTTTAATGCACAGGATGCGAGCCAGCTGCGGGGCGATGTAGAGCTGATAGAAGGGGTTTATGATCCTTTTGACAAAACGGAATACCTGGCGGGAAAAATCGCACCGGTATTCTTTGGTAGTGCGGTCAATAACTTCGGGGTAAAAGACCTGCTGGACACCTTTGTGGAAATTGCACCTACTCCCCGCAACCGCGAAGCCAGCACCCGGGAAATTGACGTGTATGAAGATAAATTTACCGGCTTCATCTTTAAAATCCATGCCAACCTAGATCCCCGCCACCGTGACCGTATCGCTTTCCTGAGAGTATGCTCCGGCAAATTTGAGCGGAATAAGTTCTATCACCACGTAAGGCTGGATAAAGATGTACGCTTCAGCAACCCTTACAGCTTCCTGGCGCGTGAAAAGAATATTGTGGATGACGCATTTCCCGGTGATGTAGTTGGTTTGTTTGATACCGGCAACTTTAAAATTGGTGATACCCTTACAGAAGGAGAAAATCTTTATATCACTGGTATCCCCAGCTTCTCTCCGGAACTGTTTAAGGAATTGGTGAATAAAGACCCGATGAAAACCAAACAGCTGGAAAAAGGCATCCGCCAGCTAACAGACGAAGGGGTAGCACAATTATTTACCCAGCATAATGGCAACCGCAAAATCATCGGTTGTGTGGGCGATCTCCAATTTGAAGTGATCCAATACCGCTTGCTCCAGGAGTATGGTGCTGCCTGTCAGTTCAACACACTCCCCTTCTATAAAGCTTGCTGGCTTACCGGCGATAAACAAAAGATTGAAGATTTTATCCGTTTCAAACAAGCCAATATTGTGGAAGACAAAGACGGGCATGTAGTATACCTGGCACAATCAGAATGGTACCTGAACACAGAAAGGGCGAATAACCCTGACATCACCTTTAACTTTACTTCAGAAATACATAAATAA
- a CDS encoding menaquinone biosynthesis decarboxylase produces MAFKNLKHFIDTLEQAGELVRIKTYVNPKLEIAEITDRVSKSADGGKALLFENTGYDFPVLINAMGSYKRMCLALGVKELDDVAHEIEDLFKMLSKPKEGILDKLSMLPKLGQFASWMPKVVGGKGSCQEVVMAQPDLGLLPVMTCWPKDGGPFITLPVIHTKDPLTGTRNVGMYRMQVFEKDMTGMHWHKHKVSAKHFMEYKKLKKRMPVAVVLGGDPVYTYSATAPLPENVDEYMLAGFLRKKKVELVKCITQPEIEVPADADFVIEGYVDPEEDLIWEGPFGDHTGYYSLADWYPKFHVTAITHRKDAVYPSTIVGIPPQEDAWIGKATERIFLAPIKMTLVPEIIDMEMPVEGVFHNLVIAQIKKDYAGQAQKVMNAMWGAGQMMFNKILVVTDEGERIHDYKKLAQYVFRNLNPATDIYLSQGPMDVLDHSCSKMGFGGKMCIDGTRKHEEETDTAFHLPPAPKELDEAALMQQFPEIKGINASLLKMDISCVVIAVQKSRPQHIRELNEQLYQLPALQGVKMVLYVEHTVDVSDLASALWRFCNNLDPKRDSFVVNKPLAGHPGKYMAGIGMDGTQKTKALDNFERDWPNIIVADDETIRKVDTKWKDLGLGNFIPSPSLKYKLQIYGEEAVVQQ; encoded by the coding sequence ATGGCATTTAAAAATCTGAAACATTTCATAGACACACTGGAGCAGGCGGGCGAACTGGTACGCATAAAAACCTATGTAAACCCAAAGCTGGAAATAGCAGAGATCACGGATCGTGTCAGTAAATCGGCTGATGGTGGTAAAGCATTATTATTTGAAAACACCGGATATGACTTTCCCGTGCTGATTAATGCGATGGGAAGCTATAAAAGGATGTGCCTGGCCCTGGGAGTGAAAGAGCTGGACGATGTGGCCCATGAGATAGAAGACTTGTTTAAAATGTTATCGAAACCCAAGGAGGGCATACTGGATAAATTATCCATGCTGCCCAAACTGGGACAGTTTGCCTCCTGGATGCCTAAAGTGGTAGGAGGTAAGGGAAGTTGCCAGGAAGTGGTGATGGCACAGCCGGATCTGGGTTTATTGCCCGTAATGACCTGCTGGCCAAAAGATGGCGGGCCATTTATCACCCTGCCGGTTATCCATACCAAAGATCCTCTCACCGGTACCCGCAATGTAGGGATGTACCGGATGCAGGTGTTTGAAAAGGATATGACGGGAATGCACTGGCATAAACACAAGGTTTCTGCCAAACATTTTATGGAGTATAAAAAGCTGAAAAAACGCATGCCGGTAGCAGTAGTGCTGGGAGGAGACCCGGTATATACTTATTCCGCTACGGCTCCATTACCGGAGAATGTCGATGAATATATGCTAGCCGGTTTTTTACGCAAGAAAAAAGTGGAACTGGTAAAATGCATTACCCAGCCGGAAATAGAAGTACCGGCCGATGCGGATTTTGTTATTGAAGGGTATGTAGATCCGGAGGAAGACCTGATATGGGAAGGGCCTTTTGGCGATCATACGGGTTATTATTCCCTGGCCGACTGGTACCCGAAATTTCATGTTACCGCGATTACCCATCGTAAAGATGCCGTTTATCCCTCTACGATAGTAGGGATCCCCCCGCAGGAAGATGCCTGGATAGGGAAAGCTACGGAACGCATTTTCCTGGCGCCTATTAAAATGACCCTGGTACCTGAAATCATTGATATGGAAATGCCGGTAGAGGGGGTGTTTCATAACCTGGTCATTGCCCAGATCAAAAAAGATTACGCAGGCCAGGCACAGAAAGTGATGAATGCCATGTGGGGAGCAGGACAAATGATGTTCAACAAAATACTGGTAGTAACGGATGAGGGCGAACGTATCCACGATTATAAAAAACTGGCGCAGTATGTTTTCCGTAATTTAAACCCGGCTACAGATATTTATTTAAGCCAGGGGCCGATGGATGTGCTGGATCATTCCTGCTCTAAAATGGGTTTTGGCGGAAAAATGTGTATAGATGGCACCCGCAAGCATGAAGAAGAAACAGATACCGCTTTCCATTTGCCACCAGCCCCAAAAGAACTGGATGAGGCTGCGCTGATGCAGCAGTTCCCTGAAATAAAAGGAATAAACGCATCTTTATTGAAGATGGACATTTCCTGTGTTGTAATAGCTGTACAAAAAAGCCGGCCACAGCATATCCGTGAACTGAATGAACAGCTATATCAGCTACCGGCACTACAGGGGGTGAAAATGGTGTTGTATGTAGAGCATACCGTGGATGTGTCTGACCTGGCCAGTGCATTATGGCGTTTTTGTAATAACCTGGACCCCAAACGGGATAGTTTTGTTGTTAATAAGCCATTAGCCGGGCATCCGGGTAAGTATATGGCAGGTATAGGTATGGACGGCACGCAGAAAACGAAGGCGTTGGATAATTTTGAGCGGGACTGGCCCAATATCATTGTGGCAGATGATGAAACGATCCGTAAGGTAGATACCAAATGGAAAGACCTTGGATTGGGTAATTTTATCCCTTCCCCATCGCTTAAGTATAAACTACAGATCTATGGCGAAGAAGCGGTGGTACAGCAATAG
- a CDS encoding DUF6089 family protein, which produces MKKITAILLLFVIAPFFSIAQDWHVGGLLGISNYNGDLVEKRVDFRYTGPAIGLLARKDINRYLTLRGGFTFGIISAADSTNENKNLVARNLSFKSNVFELSVLGELNFLDIEAKGFTPYIFAGVAGFGFDPTAKDLQGNRISLRSLGTEGQGLPQYPDRQAYNLIQVAIPFGAGIKVLLNDSWTLGLEVGIRKTFTDYLDDVSTTYVDENTLLAMRGQKAVDMAYRGDEVTGKGQIPGTYPLDGTVRGNPDNKDWYMFSGLTITYRLSSGSSGGWGRQKASRCPVFK; this is translated from the coding sequence TTGAAAAAAATCACCGCAATACTTTTGTTATTCGTGATAGCCCCATTTTTCAGCATTGCACAGGATTGGCATGTAGGAGGTTTGCTTGGCATCAGCAACTATAATGGTGACCTGGTAGAGAAGCGGGTGGACTTCCGGTATACAGGGCCTGCTATCGGGCTGTTGGCCAGAAAGGATATCAACCGTTATCTGACCCTCAGAGGGGGCTTTACTTTTGGAATTATATCTGCTGCGGATAGTACCAATGAGAATAAAAACTTAGTAGCCCGTAATCTGAGTTTCAAATCAAATGTTTTTGAACTGAGTGTATTGGGAGAGCTTAATTTTTTGGATATAGAAGCAAAAGGGTTTACGCCTTATATATTTGCAGGCGTAGCAGGGTTTGGTTTTGACCCAACTGCCAAAGATTTACAGGGCAACAGGATCAGCCTGAGATCCCTGGGTACGGAAGGGCAGGGGCTGCCACAATACCCCGACAGGCAGGCCTATAATCTGATACAGGTAGCGATTCCGTTTGGGGCTGGTATAAAGGTATTGCTGAACGACTCCTGGACGCTTGGGCTGGAAGTAGGGATCCGCAAAACCTTTACAGATTACCTGGATGATGTAAGTACTACTTACGTAGATGAGAATACCTTATTGGCGATGCGTGGCCAGAAAGCAGTGGATATGGCTTACAGAGGAGATGAAGTAACCGGCAAAGGACAAATACCGGGTACGTATCCTTTAGATGGTACCGTGCGTGGTAATCCCGACAATAAGGACTGGTACATGTTTTCCGGCCTTACTATTACTTACCGCCTGAGCAGCGGTTCCAGCGGAGGCTGGGGCCGGCAGAAAGCGTCCCGCTGCCCTGTTTTTAAATGA
- a CDS encoding DsrE family protein, whose amino-acid sequence MKYKVVFQITTADQEVQQAMIRQLFNLLVHFEATGVKVEVVVHGQAWPLLLAHNNSFLTDLQDLEKKGVKWLLCGNTQRQQDLTVAQLLPFVGIVAAGIGHLVERQQEGWAYIRSC is encoded by the coding sequence ATGAAGTATAAAGTGGTTTTTCAGATAACAACAGCAGATCAGGAGGTACAGCAGGCCATGATCCGGCAGCTTTTTAATTTACTTGTACATTTTGAAGCAACCGGCGTGAAAGTAGAGGTGGTAGTACATGGGCAGGCATGGCCGTTGTTGTTAGCTCATAATAATAGTTTTTTGACCGATTTACAGGATTTGGAGAAGAAGGGCGTTAAGTGGCTGTTATGTGGGAACACACAAAGGCAGCAAGACTTAACAGTAGCGCAGTTATTACCTTTTGTTGGGATTGTAGCTGCAGGGATCGGGCATCTGGTAGAAAGGCAGCAGGAGGGATGGGCATATATCCGGAGTTGTTAG
- a CDS encoding helix-turn-helix transcriptional regulator, with translation MSKPSASPQAQAESYALYGLSYADDHVADTFDIRIVADMLDISYSHFYHTFSAVMNEPYWHYVKRHRIELAAGMLRHSGYSIAEIGELSGYMTLAAFSKAFKQHFKYSPKDFRKIQILPNEKRTLHITETITASFGNNMLANLFHYDRTERISISESTLYYTLLSHGDDPITEMVLKMNNHENRFRKIIEIFDIPQALVITGTLDAVPVTNYEKLSIFAGILLPNHQLAAHKQLRDNYPYLLQKRIQGGSFLKLRLPLSFAAAGIPMYEFIDRSCREGIFKMRDNQFFISLTGPNSCEIFIPLLKQRVI, from the coding sequence ATGTCAAAACCCTCCGCCTCCCCTCAGGCACAAGCAGAATCCTATGCATTATATGGCCTTAGTTATGCAGATGACCATGTGGCTGATACTTTTGATATCAGGATTGTGGCAGATATGCTCGATATTTCCTATTCTCATTTTTACCATACTTTTTCTGCCGTTATGAATGAACCATACTGGCACTATGTAAAACGCCACCGGATAGAACTGGCGGCAGGCATGCTGCGGCATAGTGGTTACAGTATTGCTGAAATAGGCGAACTATCCGGCTATATGACCCTGGCAGCTTTCAGTAAAGCATTCAAACAACATTTTAAATACAGCCCTAAAGACTTCAGAAAAATACAGATCCTCCCAAACGAAAAACGTACCCTGCATATCACGGAAACTATTACGGCTTCCTTTGGTAATAATATGCTCGCGAATCTTTTTCACTACGACAGAACAGAGCGGATCTCTATATCTGAAAGCACACTTTATTATACCCTGCTTTCTCATGGGGATGATCCAATTACGGAAATGGTGCTAAAGATGAATAATCATGAAAACAGGTTCAGAAAAATCATAGAAATCTTCGATATTCCCCAGGCATTGGTGATTACCGGAACGCTGGATGCAGTACCGGTAACCAATTATGAAAAGCTCTCCATATTTGCGGGTATTTTATTACCTAATCATCAGTTGGCCGCCCATAAACAACTCAGGGACAATTATCCCTACCTCCTGCAAAAACGGATACAGGGTGGCAGTTTTCTGAAACTCAGGCTACCGCTTAGCTTTGCAGCGGCAGGGATACCTATGTATGAGTTTATTGACCGCAGCTGCCGGGAGGGCATTTTTAAAATGCGGGATAATCAATTCTTTATTTCACTCACAGGTCCTAACTCCTGTGAAATTTTTATTCCCTTGTTAAAACAGCGTGTTATTTAG
- a CDS encoding family 20 glycosylhydrolase yields the protein MKKICWLAVMVLLLCSGTNTYAGTAPDSLLPVRGFCIAAPKVSELEAFLTFIRKELAPNKVNTLVLRVDYNYQYTSHPELRDAGALSREDVARLVKECRQQNIRIIPQVNLLGHQSWDNTTLNLLRVYPEFDETPEVKMPATYKWPNPEGLYCKSYCPLHPGVHKIVFALMDEICDAFETDAFHAGMDEVFYIGNDKCPRCGGKDKAELFAGEVWAIRNHLAQKNRELWMWGDRLLDGKTTGLGMWEASMNNTHRAIDMIPRDVVICDWHYERPDKTPVYFAMKGLRVITCPWRMPDNAVVQAQDMMQFRKTATREMKPNYLGMMQTVWSGAGSFMDEYYGRKNKMNAMEKDTVHTSSKCFRALFAEINKAR from the coding sequence GGCTGGCGGTTATGGTGCTGCTATTATGCAGTGGTACTAACACCTACGCAGGTACGGCCCCTGATAGCCTTTTACCCGTGCGCGGTTTTTGTATAGCAGCGCCGAAAGTTTCAGAACTGGAGGCATTCCTCACTTTTATCCGTAAAGAATTAGCGCCCAATAAGGTGAATACGCTGGTACTGCGGGTGGATTACAATTATCAGTATACCTCTCATCCGGAGTTGCGGGATGCAGGCGCATTGTCCCGGGAAGATGTGGCCCGGCTGGTAAAGGAATGCCGTCAGCAGAATATCCGTATTATACCACAGGTAAATCTGCTGGGGCATCAGTCGTGGGACAATACCACCCTCAACCTGCTCAGGGTATATCCTGAGTTTGATGAAACACCGGAAGTGAAAATGCCTGCTACCTACAAATGGCCTAATCCGGAAGGATTGTATTGCAAGAGCTATTGTCCTTTGCATCCTGGTGTACATAAAATAGTGTTTGCGCTGATGGATGAAATCTGCGATGCTTTTGAAACAGATGCTTTTCATGCGGGCATGGATGAAGTGTTTTATATAGGGAATGATAAATGTCCCCGTTGCGGAGGGAAAGATAAAGCAGAATTGTTTGCAGGAGAGGTATGGGCTATCCGTAATCACCTGGCACAAAAAAACAGGGAATTGTGGATGTGGGGAGATCGCTTGCTGGATGGCAAAACTACCGGTTTGGGAATGTGGGAAGCCAGCATGAATAATACGCACCGCGCGATAGACATGATCCCGCGTGATGTGGTAATATGCGACTGGCACTATGAAAGGCCTGACAAAACACCGGTATACTTTGCAATGAAAGGACTACGTGTGATTACCTGCCCCTGGCGTATGCCGGATAATGCTGTGGTACAGGCACAGGATATGATGCAGTTCAGAAAAACGGCTACCCGGGAAATGAAGCCCAACTACCTGGGAATGATGCAAACGGTATGGTCGGGTGCCGGTAGTTTTATGGATGAATATTATGGCCGGAAGAACAAAATGAATGCTATGGAAAAAGACACAGTGCATACAAGCAGTAAGTGCTTCCGGGCTTTGTTTGCAGAAATAAATAAAGCGAGGTAA